The proteins below come from a single Acuticoccus sediminis genomic window:
- a CDS encoding GntR family transcriptional regulator produces MGQAADTAYAAIKEQIVRGQFAPNTAVDEGEVASRLGMSRTPVREALLRLQAESLVEIARGRGIRVLPVSITDMREAYQTISGLEMVAVQLLADMAPDADYLAPLHDAVARMRSAAADNDRMAWCDADEDFHRELMRLSGNRRLTTVGHQLRDFARRAHVVAVRLQSDDYTRRSTNNHAALLEALQTGRYEFAVDTHRLQRRRGEELLVGAVAAMNLSAL; encoded by the coding sequence ATGGGACAGGCGGCCGATACCGCCTACGCCGCCATCAAGGAGCAGATCGTGCGGGGGCAGTTCGCCCCGAACACGGCGGTCGACGAAGGCGAGGTGGCGAGCCGGCTCGGGATGAGCCGCACACCCGTCCGCGAGGCGCTCCTCCGGCTACAGGCAGAGTCGCTCGTGGAGATCGCCCGCGGGCGCGGCATCCGCGTGCTTCCCGTCTCGATCACGGACATGCGCGAGGCGTACCAGACCATCTCCGGCCTGGAGATGGTCGCCGTGCAGCTCCTCGCCGACATGGCCCCGGACGCGGACTATCTCGCGCCGCTGCACGATGCGGTCGCGCGCATGCGCTCGGCCGCCGCGGACAACGACCGGATGGCCTGGTGCGACGCCGACGAGGACTTCCACCGGGAGCTGATGCGCCTCTCCGGCAACCGTCGGCTCACCACCGTCGGCCACCAGCTTCGCGACTTCGCGCGCAGGGCGCACGTGGTCGCGGTCCGGCTTCAGAGCGACGACTACACCCGCCGGTCGACCAACAACCATGCCGCGCTGCTGGAGGCGCTCCAGACCGGACGGTACGAGTTCGCCGTGGACACGCACCGCCTCCAGCGCCGGCGGGGCGAGGAGCTGCTCGTCGGCGCCGTCGCCGCCATGAACCTGAGCGCGCTCTGA
- a CDS encoding SDR family NAD(P)-dependent oxidoreductase, with translation MNHPFRLDQTTAIVTGGASGIGAATAAMLTAAGATVAVLDLDLDRAAAVAAPLAGAYALQCDVASESSVEAAVAAVCERAVPGVLVNCAGVAIREAAVSQTLGNWNKVVDVNLTGSFLTSRVVARAMIEAGIPGSIVQTASIMGLSGGGVYPNVSYQTTKGALVNMTRALAVEWAPSGIRVNAVAPTYVRTPFIRALLDQPDIMARIYDMTPLRRLAEPEEVASAILFLASPAAAMVTGHTLPVDGGFLAQ, from the coding sequence ATGAACCACCCCTTCCGCCTCGACCAGACCACAGCGATCGTCACCGGCGGCGCGAGCGGTATCGGCGCCGCGACGGCGGCGATGCTGACCGCGGCCGGCGCGACGGTCGCCGTCCTCGACCTCGATCTCGACCGGGCGGCGGCCGTCGCGGCTCCCCTCGCCGGCGCCTACGCGCTCCAGTGCGACGTCGCCAGCGAGTCCTCGGTCGAGGCTGCCGTCGCGGCGGTCTGCGAGCGCGCGGTCCCCGGCGTCCTCGTCAACTGCGCCGGCGTCGCGATCCGGGAGGCGGCGGTGTCGCAGACACTCGGCAACTGGAACAAGGTGGTCGACGTCAACCTCACCGGCAGCTTCCTCACCTCGCGCGTCGTCGCGCGGGCGATGATCGAGGCGGGCATTCCCGGCAGCATCGTGCAGACCGCCTCGATCATGGGCCTGTCCGGCGGCGGCGTTTACCCCAACGTCTCGTACCAGACGACCAAGGGCGCCCTCGTCAACATGACGCGTGCCCTCGCGGTCGAGTGGGCGCCGTCCGGGATCCGCGTCAACGCCGTCGCGCCGACCTACGTGCGCACGCCCTTCATCAGGGCGCTGCTCGATCAGCCGGACATCATGGCGAGGATCTACGACATGACGCCGCTGCGCCGGCTGGCGGAGCCCGAGGAAGTGGCGTCGGCGATCCTGTTTCTCGCGAGCCCCGCCGCCGCGATGGTGACCGGCCACACCCTGCCTGTCGACGGCGGCTTCCTCGCCCAGTAA
- a CDS encoding cytochrome b, producing MTGAASRTRFSALQRLLHWLMAVLIIAMLFIGVGMVSTVAPAYVPLLATHKTLGVAILVLALVRLGVRLASGVPALPADLPRPMALAAEGSHLALYALMIAIPLIGWAMLSTAAYPIVLFGDVRVPWILPQSDELHTLLWAAHYYLAFALFALVLMHIAAAMFHGLIRRDGVFSQMAPFRRAPVDGE from the coding sequence ATGACCGGTGCCGCTTCCCGCACGCGCTTTTCAGCCCTTCAGCGGCTCCTGCACTGGCTGATGGCCGTCCTCATCATCGCGATGCTCTTCATCGGCGTCGGGATGGTCTCCACCGTCGCGCCGGCCTACGTGCCGCTGCTCGCGACGCACAAGACGCTCGGCGTCGCGATCCTGGTCCTGGCGCTGGTGCGCCTCGGGGTCCGGTTGGCGAGCGGTGTCCCGGCGCTCCCCGCGGACCTTCCCCGGCCGATGGCCCTCGCCGCCGAGGGCTCGCACCTCGCCCTCTATGCGCTGATGATCGCGATCCCGCTGATCGGCTGGGCGATGCTCTCGACCGCCGCCTACCCGATCGTCCTTTTCGGCGACGTCCGCGTGCCGTGGATCCTGCCGCAGAGCGACGAGCTGCACACGCTCCTGTGGGCGGCGCACTACTACCTCGCCTTCGCCCTCTTCGCGCTGGTGCTGATGCACATCGCGGCGGCGATGTTCCACGGTCTCATCCGGCGGGACGGCGTGTTCTCGCAGATGGCGCCGTTCCGGCGCGCGCCGGTCGACGGCGAATAG